The following are from one region of the Jeongeupia sp. USM3 genome:
- the leuB gene encoding 3-isopropylmalate dehydrogenase, translated as MKVLILPGDGIGPEIVAQAKKVLNALQKDGLDITLSEAPLGGAAYDAYGAPYPEFTQKLAREADAILLGAVGGPQYDQLDRPLRPERGLLGIRKDLNLFANLRPAILYPELANASTLKPEVVSGLDILIVRELTGDIYFGQPRGIRVNEAGEREGFNTMLYSESEVRRIAHVAFRAAQKRGKKLCSVDKANVLETTEFWKEIMTDVAKEYPDVELSHMYVDNAAMQLVRAPKQFDVMVTGNIFGDILSDQASMLTGSIGMLPSASLDQNGKGLYEPSHGSAPDIAGKDVANPLATILSAAMMLRYSLNNEAAAVRVENAVKTVLAQGLRTADIYEAGTTRVSCSQMGDAVVAAL; from the coding sequence TGAACGCGCTGCAGAAGGACGGCCTGGACATCACGCTGTCCGAAGCCCCGCTCGGTGGTGCCGCCTACGACGCCTACGGCGCGCCGTATCCGGAATTCACCCAGAAGCTCGCGCGCGAAGCCGATGCGATCCTGCTCGGCGCCGTCGGCGGCCCGCAGTACGACCAGCTCGACCGGCCGCTGCGCCCCGAGCGCGGCCTGCTCGGTATCCGCAAGGACTTGAACCTGTTCGCCAACCTGCGCCCGGCCATCCTGTATCCGGAACTGGCGAACGCCTCGACTTTGAAGCCGGAAGTCGTCAGCGGCCTCGACATCCTGATCGTGCGCGAGCTGACCGGTGACATCTACTTCGGCCAGCCGCGCGGGATTCGCGTCAACGAGGCCGGCGAGCGCGAAGGCTTCAACACGATGCTGTATTCCGAAAGCGAAGTGCGCCGTATTGCCCACGTCGCCTTCCGTGCGGCGCAGAAGCGCGGCAAGAAGCTGTGTTCGGTCGACAAGGCCAACGTGCTCGAGACGACCGAGTTCTGGAAGGAAATCATGACCGACGTCGCCAAGGAGTATCCGGACGTCGAGTTGAGTCACATGTATGTCGACAACGCCGCGATGCAGCTCGTGCGTGCGCCGAAGCAGTTCGACGTGATGGTGACCGGCAACATTTTCGGCGACATCCTGTCGGACCAGGCATCGATGCTCACCGGCTCGATCGGCATGCTGCCGTCGGCGTCGCTCGACCAGAACGGCAAGGGCCTGTACGAGCCGAGCCATGGCTCGGCACCGGACATCGCCGGCAAGGACGTGGCCAACCCGCTGGCGACGATCCTCTCGGCGGCAATGATGCTGCGCTACAGCCTGAACAACGAAGCGGCAGCGGTTCGGGTCGAGAACGCCGTCAAGACCGTGCTCGCCCAGGGTCTGCGTACCGCCGACATCTACGAAGCCGGCACCACCAGGGTCAGCTGCTCGCAGATGGGCGATGCGGTGGTCGCTGCGCTGTAA
- a CDS encoding GNAT family N-acetyltransferase, with amino-acid sequence MVPLPKTDYRIARPLFAAFVDLHLSVAAVLAAEAPGDVWVDDVQQPNVALLDGPEGWYLAGNPDAAADLQALGALIPPTAYLVYAPDRWEAHFPVILINRFARRHERVAARRGLAPAAPPAATNPRYRQLALSADGLHRLSEADRRALDDWFELDRGCDAAAALDGNLGYALLAADAVVALCLSDMIAGNRSEIGVRVAPEHRRQGLAQQLVLHTLALLAAHGVTGAGWHCLANNRESRALARAAGFEEVASYRAFSATLPAESATAMSAGEFGDWAVHYEKARDLDPWFSLLAAEAWALAGHADAAFANLQRLIGDDDEWAERLLQRWRLASLRRDRRFPELIRALQPGAQP; translated from the coding sequence ATGGTTCCTCTCCCCAAAACCGACTACCGCATCGCCCGGCCGCTGTTTGCGGCATTCGTCGACCTCCATCTCTCGGTTGCTGCCGTGCTTGCCGCCGAAGCGCCCGGCGACGTCTGGGTCGACGACGTGCAACAGCCGAACGTCGCGCTGCTCGACGGCCCGGAAGGCTGGTATCTGGCCGGTAATCCCGACGCAGCCGCCGATCTTCAGGCGCTTGGCGCGCTGATTCCGCCCACGGCCTACCTGGTCTACGCCCCGGATCGCTGGGAAGCGCACTTCCCCGTCATCCTGATCAACCGCTTCGCCCGGCGCCACGAGCGTGTTGCCGCACGGCGAGGGCTGGCGCCAGCCGCCCCCCCCGCCGCCACGAATCCCCGCTACCGGCAGCTGGCACTGAGCGCCGACGGGCTTCATCGCCTGTCGGAGGCGGACCGCCGTGCGCTGGACGACTGGTTCGAGCTGGATCGCGGCTGCGATGCAGCTGCGGCACTGGACGGCAATCTGGGCTATGCGCTGCTCGCGGCCGACGCCGTCGTGGCCCTGTGCCTGAGCGACATGATCGCCGGCAACCGCAGCGAGATCGGCGTCCGGGTTGCGCCCGAGCACCGGCGCCAGGGTCTGGCGCAGCAGCTGGTACTACACACGCTCGCGCTGCTGGCCGCGCACGGCGTGACCGGCGCCGGCTGGCACTGTCTTGCCAACAACCGTGAGTCCCGCGCCCTTGCGCGTGCGGCCGGCTTCGAGGAGGTGGCAAGCTATCGCGCATTCAGCGCCACGCTGCCAGCGGAATCGGCAACGGCGATGAGCGCCGGGGAGTTCGGCGACTGGGCCGTCCACTACGAAAAGGCACGGGACCTCGACCCCTGGTTCTCGTTGCTGGCGGCCGAAGCATGGGCGCTGGCAGGCCACGCCGACGCCGCCTTCGCCAACCTGCAGCGCCTGATCGGCGACGACGACGAATGGGCGGAGCGCCTTCTCCAGCGCTGGCGCCTGGCGTCGCTGCGGCGGGACCGCCGCTTTCCCGAGCTGATCAGGGCTTTGCAACCAGGGGCGCAACCGTAA